Proteins encoded in a region of the Triticum dicoccoides isolate Atlit2015 ecotype Zavitan chromosome 3A, WEW_v2.0, whole genome shotgun sequence genome:
- the LOC119272063 gene encoding uncharacterized protein LOC119272063 produces MGAGAAAGGDIIHQNNNAPKIPGCSNDFILVRPPLPPPGLSRVSAGPSPWVYNLCAPHRAPGFEGLIQSRIARSSDQRTVGRRRIGNRRRRATSPARKHTPRPHAPLHPAVQGVLRGPAARPRRERQGASAVRPSLGCSSWRTLCPGSQHNRLFAHSELALLLQG; encoded by the exons ATGGGCGCCGGGGCGGCCGCCGGCGGTGACATCATCCACCAGAACAACAACGCGCCCAAGATCCCCGGCTGCTCCAACGATTTCATTCTCGTacgccctcctcttcctcctcccggccTCTCCCGAGTGAGTGCAGGCCCGAGCCCATGGGTATACAACCTCTGCGCCCCACACAGGGCCCCTGGTTTTGAGGGGCTGATCCAATCGAGAATCGCTCGCTCCAGCGACCAGCGCACTGTTGGGCGCCGGCGCATAggcaaccgccgccgccgcgccacatcGCCGGCACGCAAGCATACTCCACGGCCGCACGCGCCGCTCCATCCTGCTGTACAAGGAGTCCTACGAGGCCCTGCTGCGCGACCCCGCAGAGAACGCCAGGGAGCTAGTGCAGTTCGTCCTTCTTTGGGCTGTTCATCTTGGCGCACCTTATGCCCTGGAAGCCAACACAACAGGCTATTT GCGCATAGCGAGTTGGCCTTGTTGCTTCAAGGATGA